A genomic region of Thermodesulfobacteriota bacterium contains the following coding sequences:
- a CDS encoding DsbA family protein encodes PDQIIARAKSQENKDALRERTELAVSKGIFGAPTFAIEGEIFWGNDRLEDALLFYKKNYS; translated from the coding sequence GCCGGATCAAATCATTGCCAGAGCTAAGTCACAGGAAAACAAGGATGCACTAAGAGAGCGCACTGAGCTCGCAGTGTCCAAAGGTATATTCGGCGCACCTACTTTTGCTATTGAAGGTGAAATCTTTTGGGGCAACGATAGATTAGAGGATGCGCTTTTGTTCTACAAAAAAAATTACAGCTAG